A window of the Myxococcus virescens genome harbors these coding sequences:
- a CDS encoding alpha/beta fold hydrolase, with protein MTTWVSGVRETNGINIHYLRTGGANPPVVLLHGLMGNGACWTPLARVLEGEFDVVMPDARGHGGSSTPHHSYRYDDHANDVVGLIRGLELSSPVLLGHSMGGMTAAVVASRGTGGLRGLILVDPTFLSPERQREVRDSDVADQHRRALGLHKSDLVAQARARNPHRSPEIIDLLAEARLNTRLGAFDVLTPPNPEYRDVVSAIDVPTLLVIGDRSPVVTLEMAMELRSLNPRVRIEQVQNAAHGLPFDQPERLGAVVVPFLRELT; from the coding sequence ATGACGACCTGGGTGAGTGGAGTCCGCGAAACGAACGGCATCAACATTCACTACCTCCGGACCGGAGGCGCCAACCCTCCCGTCGTTCTGCTCCATGGACTGATGGGGAACGGCGCCTGCTGGACTCCTTTGGCGCGTGTGCTCGAAGGTGAATTCGACGTCGTCATGCCCGACGCCAGAGGACACGGCGGTTCGAGCACGCCTCACCACAGCTACCGGTACGACGACCACGCGAACGACGTCGTGGGCCTCATCCGCGGCCTGGAGCTCTCTAGCCCGGTCCTGCTTGGCCACTCGATGGGCGGAATGACCGCCGCGGTGGTGGCGAGTCGAGGGACGGGGGGCCTCCGCGGCCTCATCCTGGTTGACCCGACATTCTTGAGCCCCGAGCGCCAACGCGAGGTGCGCGACAGCGACGTCGCCGACCAACACCGCCGGGCCCTCGGCTTGCACAAGTCTGACCTCGTTGCACAGGCCCGAGCCCGCAACCCGCATCGCTCGCCCGAAATCATCGACCTTCTTGCAGAGGCGAGACTGAACACCCGCCTGGGTGCCTTCGACGTTCTCACGCCGCCCAACCCCGAGTATCGCGACGTGGTGAGCGCGATTGACGTCCCGACCCTCCTCGTCATTGGAGACCGCAGCCCCGTCGTCACGCTCGAGATGGCAATGGAACTGCGGAGCCTCAACCCACGTGTGCGAATCGAACAGGTACAGAACGCCGCCCACGGTCTTCCGTTTGATCAACCCGAGCGACTGGGCGCCGTGGTCGTGCCGTTCTTGCGCGAGCTGACCTAA
- a CDS encoding TolC family protein gives MRYFTAWGVLCLLMAGPARAEQADTPSPARLTQEQRRSEATSPDRLAQEQRRSDTPPPGRFALAQNRSDTPPDRLLLAQTRSDTPRDSLTQEQRRSEEAPPEHITLEQALSLLDERSPWALAERSRIAVAAADRIEASILPNPSFSYGTQLLAAGVNTGSSVVHELSLEQPLMIFGQRGVRRELAERNVSAEQARVNASLAERALAVREAFAALLTNQEELRVLEETAVDLGRVEKVVKGRAAAGDSSRYDVERIEVESRALEVEVLNARANVADASGRLAALLGMEGWHPKAQGSLRTTESLPDLPLLWESAQQRRPSLVAARARQAVARGGLDVARRERLPVPSVAAGVLFTRNEQSTIALVGVGLPLPLFDRNQGAVARASAEMQAEARALEAELAEARAELSRAHAVLEGRKGALARLEHDVVERLPTVRRMAEDAYREGRGGILELLDAFRSLKDMRVLHLKQQETVKLAEASVLFAAGLDTAR, from the coding sequence ATGAGGTACTTCACCGCATGGGGTGTGCTGTGTCTGTTGATGGCCGGGCCTGCCCGGGCGGAGCAGGCCGATACTCCGTCGCCGGCGCGACTCACGCAGGAGCAGCGGCGGTCCGAGGCGACATCGCCGGACCGGCTTGCTCAGGAGCAGCGGCGGTCCGATACGCCGCCTCCAGGTCGATTCGCGTTGGCGCAGAACCGGTCGGATACCCCGCCGGACCGACTCCTGCTCGCGCAGACGCGGTCCGATACTCCTCGGGACTCACTCACGCAGGAGCAGCGGCGGTCCGAGGAGGCGCCTCCGGAGCACATCACGTTGGAGCAGGCGCTGTCGCTGTTGGACGAGCGCAGCCCGTGGGCCTTGGCGGAGCGCTCGCGCATTGCCGTAGCGGCGGCGGACCGCATCGAGGCGAGCATCCTGCCCAATCCCTCGTTCAGCTACGGAACGCAGCTCCTGGCCGCGGGCGTGAACACCGGTTCGTCGGTGGTGCACGAGCTGTCGCTGGAACAGCCCCTGATGATTTTCGGGCAGCGCGGCGTGCGCCGCGAGCTGGCGGAGCGCAACGTGTCCGCCGAGCAGGCGCGCGTGAACGCCTCACTGGCGGAGCGCGCGCTGGCCGTGCGCGAGGCCTTCGCGGCGCTGCTGACGAACCAGGAGGAACTGCGCGTGCTGGAGGAGACGGCGGTGGACCTGGGGCGCGTGGAGAAGGTGGTGAAGGGCCGGGCGGCGGCGGGTGACTCCAGCCGTTATGACGTGGAGCGCATCGAGGTGGAGAGCCGCGCGCTGGAGGTGGAGGTGTTGAACGCGCGCGCCAACGTGGCCGACGCCTCCGGACGGCTGGCCGCGTTGCTCGGCATGGAAGGGTGGCACCCGAAGGCGCAGGGCTCGTTGCGGACCACCGAATCCCTGCCAGACCTGCCGCTCCTGTGGGAGTCCGCCCAGCAGCGCCGGCCGTCGCTGGTGGCGGCGCGCGCGCGGCAGGCTGTGGCACGAGGTGGTCTGGACGTGGCCCGCAGGGAGCGGCTGCCGGTGCCATCCGTGGCGGCGGGGGTCCTGTTCACCCGGAACGAGCAGAGCACCATCGCCCTGGTGGGCGTGGGACTGCCGTTGCCGCTCTTCGACCGGAACCAGGGCGCCGTGGCCCGCGCGTCCGCGGAGATGCAGGCCGAGGCCCGCGCACTGGAAGCGGAGCTGGCCGAGGCCCGCGCGGAGCTGTCCCGGGCTCACGCCGTCCTGGAGGGACGCAAGGGCGCGTTGGCGCGGCTGGAGCATGACGTGGTGGAGCGGCTGCCCACGGTGCGCCGGATGGCCGAGGACGCCTACCGCGAGGGGCGCGGAGGCATCCTGGAGTTGCTGGACGCGTTCCGCTCGCTCAAGGACATGCGAGTGCTTCACCTGAAGCAGCAGGAGACGGTGAAGCTCGCTGAGGCTTCGGTGCTCTTCGCGGCGGGGCTGGACACGGCGCGCTGA
- the epsH gene encoding exopolysaccharide biosynthesis glycosyltransferase EpsH yields MPAPRPRVLLIAELCNPDWVSVPLEGWSLYRALAEVADVHLVTHVRNRENILKQGVQEGSQFTALDSTPVEKPLDKVGEVLRGKTGVGWTTATALSALPYYYFEEVLWRRFGPRIEAGEFDLVHRYTPISPTTPSTLAARCKKAGVPFVMGPLNGGLPWPKGFGGARRREKEWLSYIRDVYKLMPFYKSTRENASAIITGSRATRGQVSGQWQGKTVYVPENAIDTRRFGTAKSEGPVELPLRVAFVGRFVPYKGMAMLMEAAAPLIREGKVVLEYIGDGQEMANLRAQAAREGIESGVTFAGWVKHQELQGRLAKNHIFGFPSVREFGGAVVCEAMALGLVPIVMDYGGPGEIVSPATGFAIQMGTPEEIVLRVREVLTKLAADPSVIRPMGERARERIFKYFTWKAKAEQVLEVYRWVKGERGQPDWGMPLAD; encoded by the coding sequence ATGCCTGCTCCCCGCCCACGCGTCCTCCTGATTGCCGAGCTGTGCAACCCCGACTGGGTGAGTGTCCCGCTCGAAGGCTGGTCGCTCTACCGCGCGCTGGCCGAGGTGGCGGATGTGCACCTGGTCACCCACGTCCGCAACCGGGAGAACATCCTCAAGCAGGGCGTGCAGGAGGGCTCGCAGTTCACCGCGCTGGACTCCACGCCGGTGGAGAAGCCGCTCGACAAGGTGGGCGAGGTGCTGCGGGGAAAGACGGGGGTGGGCTGGACGACGGCCACCGCGCTGAGCGCGCTGCCCTACTACTACTTCGAGGAGGTGCTCTGGCGCCGCTTCGGCCCGCGCATCGAGGCGGGTGAGTTCGACCTGGTGCACCGCTACACGCCCATCAGCCCCACCACGCCCAGCACGCTGGCGGCGCGGTGCAAGAAGGCGGGTGTGCCCTTCGTCATGGGGCCGCTCAACGGTGGCCTGCCCTGGCCCAAGGGCTTTGGCGGCGCGCGGCGGCGGGAGAAGGAGTGGCTGAGCTACATCCGTGACGTCTACAAGCTGATGCCCTTCTACAAGTCCACGCGGGAGAACGCGTCCGCCATCATCACCGGCTCGCGCGCCACGCGGGGGCAGGTGTCGGGGCAGTGGCAGGGCAAGACGGTGTACGTGCCGGAGAACGCCATCGACACCCGGCGCTTCGGCACGGCGAAGTCGGAGGGCCCGGTGGAGCTGCCCCTGCGCGTGGCCTTCGTGGGCCGCTTCGTGCCGTACAAGGGCATGGCCATGCTGATGGAGGCCGCCGCGCCGCTCATCCGCGAGGGCAAGGTGGTGCTGGAGTACATCGGTGACGGTCAGGAGATGGCCAACCTCCGGGCGCAGGCGGCGCGTGAGGGAATCGAGTCCGGCGTCACCTTCGCCGGTTGGGTGAAGCACCAGGAACTCCAGGGCCGGCTGGCGAAGAACCACATCTTCGGCTTCCCCAGCGTGCGCGAGTTCGGCGGCGCGGTGGTGTGCGAGGCCATGGCGCTGGGGCTGGTGCCCATCGTCATGGACTACGGCGGCCCGGGGGAAATCGTGAGCCCGGCCACCGGCTTCGCCATCCAGATGGGGACGCCGGAGGAAATCGTCCTGCGCGTGCGCGAGGTGCTGACGAAGCTGGCGGCGGACCCGTCCGTCATCCGCCCCATGGGTGAGCGCGCCCGGGAGCGCATCTTCAAGTACTTCACCTGGAAGGCGAAGGCGGAGCAGGTGCTGGAGGTGTACCGCTGGGTGAAGGGCGAGCGCGGCCAGCCGGACTGGGGCATGCCGCTGGCGGACTGA
- a CDS encoding efflux RND transporter periplasmic adaptor subunit, whose amino-acid sequence MNRTLLLGLWAFSAACSGAGTSSAPAERASPAPLKEGVVQLAEASRAFITVTPVKAEASSAALQAPARVAFRDGALSRLVAPLAGRVVSVHVRTGDTVKPGDALVTLDCPEAAASRTAVATATAALREAQSAFEREARMFEQGVTTERERLSAETRLAEARAELARAQASVGFVGTGSGTTVVLRAPMAGTVLSRSAAEGIAVQPGGDVLVEVGDPSALWVMADVFERDLPLVREGARVRVTMPSVHAPLEGKVDSVGAVVASGSRTAPVRITLDTQEPGLRPGMFGRVRIDSPDASLTLPVEAVLLRNGKDSVVYVQQDAGTFERRPVVVAQPVEGRVQVIAGLSPGDPVVTRGALLLDGAADQLL is encoded by the coding sequence ATGAACAGGACCCTGCTCCTTGGCCTCTGGGCCTTCTCCGCCGCCTGCTCGGGCGCGGGCACCTCCTCCGCTCCCGCCGAGCGCGCCTCGCCCGCCCCCCTGAAGGAAGGCGTGGTGCAGCTCGCCGAGGCCTCGCGGGCCTTCATCACCGTCACCCCGGTGAAGGCGGAGGCCAGCAGCGCGGCGCTCCAGGCCCCCGCGCGCGTGGCCTTCCGGGACGGGGCGCTGTCGCGGCTGGTGGCGCCCCTGGCGGGCCGGGTGGTGAGCGTCCACGTGCGTACGGGCGACACGGTGAAGCCGGGCGACGCGCTGGTGACGCTGGACTGCCCGGAGGCCGCGGCGTCGCGCACGGCGGTGGCCACCGCGACGGCGGCGCTGCGCGAGGCCCAGTCCGCCTTCGAGCGCGAGGCGCGCATGTTCGAGCAGGGCGTCACGACGGAGCGTGAGCGCCTGTCCGCGGAGACGCGGCTGGCGGAGGCGCGGGCGGAGCTGGCGCGGGCGCAGGCGTCCGTGGGCTTCGTGGGCACCGGCAGCGGCACCACCGTGGTGCTGCGCGCGCCGATGGCGGGCACGGTGCTGAGCCGGAGCGCGGCGGAGGGCATCGCCGTGCAGCCGGGCGGAGACGTGCTGGTGGAGGTGGGGGACCCTTCGGCGCTGTGGGTGATGGCGGACGTGTTCGAGCGCGACCTGCCGCTGGTGCGTGAGGGCGCGCGGGTGCGGGTGACGATGCCGTCAGTGCACGCGCCGCTGGAGGGGAAGGTGGACTCGGTGGGCGCGGTGGTGGCGAGCGGCTCGCGGACGGCGCCGGTGCGCATCACCCTGGACACGCAGGAGCCGGGACTGCGGCCCGGCATGTTCGGGCGCGTGCGCATCGACTCGCCGGACGCCAGCCTGACGCTGCCGGTGGAGGCGGTGCTGCTGCGCAACGGCAAGGACTCCGTGGTGTACGTGCAGCAGGACGCGGGCACCTTCGAGCGGCGGCCCGTCGTCGTGGCGCAGCCGGTGGAGGGACGGGTGCAGGTCATCGCGGGCCTGTCGCCGGGGGACCCGGTCGTCACCCGGGGCGCGCTGTTGCTGGATGGCGCGGCGGACCAGCTCCTCTAG
- a CDS encoding sensor histidine kinase, which yields MRISTKLGLGLTLTSAVILGAYGYSQLQKEEHDLRTATEHAARLLATALQVAMENALRDGQAADVNEILESLDHRDPTVDVFVFDAQAVPLVRSPGSSQTLHLVEDAARRVLKTHHSLTHFAGPEKLSHLLIVLPLHSDDNTNVVGALAVVKPLDGLRQDLESTSRATVLSVLTLITGISLVGWLLLMLYLRRPLERVVGAMRAVRGGDFTATVTPGSDDEVGEVVHAFNGMVKELGEARQRLSAEAESRLALEAGLRRVDKLAAVGQLSAGLAHEIGSPLLILNGRAQALAARAELPDDVRRNARILVEQSERIERIVRQLLDLARRKPSKLESLDALASVRAVVELLEFDARGRDVRLTFHSEEPLPRVLADGDGLQQVTLNLLTNALRATPRGGEVRVTLAPSTFHPAPGLRERHGVRLSVEDTGVGMDDAALERVFEPFFTTWSAHAGTGLGLPVVKAIVAEHGGAVTVTSRPGLGTHFVVHIPSEKEEGTGAV from the coding sequence GTGCGCATCTCCACGAAGCTGGGCCTGGGCCTGACGCTGACGAGCGCCGTCATCCTGGGCGCCTACGGCTACAGCCAACTCCAGAAGGAGGAGCACGACCTGCGGACGGCCACCGAGCACGCAGCGCGACTGCTGGCCACGGCGCTCCAGGTGGCCATGGAGAACGCGCTGCGGGACGGGCAGGCGGCGGACGTGAACGAAATCCTCGAGTCGTTGGACCACCGGGACCCGACCGTGGACGTCTTCGTCTTCGATGCCCAGGCCGTGCCACTGGTGCGCTCCCCGGGCAGCTCGCAGACGCTGCACCTGGTGGAGGATGCCGCCCGGCGGGTGCTGAAGACGCACCACTCCCTCACCCACTTCGCGGGCCCCGAGAAGCTGTCGCACCTGCTCATCGTCCTGCCCCTGCACAGCGACGACAACACCAACGTGGTGGGGGCGCTCGCCGTGGTGAAGCCGCTGGACGGGCTGCGGCAGGACCTGGAGTCCACCAGCCGCGCCACCGTGCTGTCGGTGCTGACGCTCATCACCGGCATCTCCCTGGTGGGCTGGCTGCTGCTGATGCTCTACCTCCGACGTCCCCTGGAGCGCGTGGTGGGCGCGATGCGCGCGGTGCGCGGCGGCGACTTCACGGCCACCGTGACGCCCGGCAGTGACGACGAGGTGGGCGAGGTCGTCCACGCCTTCAACGGCATGGTGAAGGAGCTGGGCGAGGCGCGGCAGCGGCTGTCGGCCGAGGCCGAATCCCGGTTGGCACTGGAGGCGGGCCTGCGGCGCGTGGACAAGCTGGCCGCCGTGGGACAGTTGTCCGCGGGGCTGGCGCACGAAATCGGCTCCCCCCTGCTCATCCTCAACGGACGGGCCCAGGCCCTGGCCGCGCGCGCCGAGCTGCCCGACGACGTGCGGCGCAACGCGCGCATCCTGGTGGAGCAGTCGGAGCGCATCGAGCGCATCGTCCGCCAGCTCCTGGACCTGGCCCGCCGCAAGCCGTCGAAGCTGGAGTCCCTGGACGCGCTCGCCTCCGTGCGCGCGGTGGTGGAGCTGCTGGAGTTCGACGCGCGCGGGCGCGACGTCCGGCTGACGTTCCATTCCGAGGAGCCGCTCCCCCGCGTGCTGGCGGACGGAGACGGCTTGCAGCAGGTGACGCTCAACCTGCTCACCAACGCGCTGCGCGCCACGCCCCGTGGCGGCGAGGTGCGGGTGACGCTGGCGCCGTCCACCTTCCACCCCGCCCCCGGCCTGCGCGAGCGCCACGGCGTGCGCCTGTCCGTGGAGGACACCGGGGTGGGCATGGATGACGCGGCGCTGGAGCGCGTCTTCGAGCCCTTCTTCACCACCTGGAGCGCCCACGCCGGCACGGGCCTGGGCCTGCCGGTGGTGAAGGCCATTGTCGCGGAGCACGGCGGCGCCGTGACGGTGACGTCACGCCCGGGCCTGGGCACTCACTTCGTCGTGCACATTCCTTCCGAGAAGGAAGAAGGAACGGGGGCGGTATGA
- a CDS encoding sigma-54-dependent transcriptional regulator translates to MSTPRKRLLILDDDAGVVDFLCEALDARGYEAVGRTSPEEALALFERESFDLVITDVEMPRMRGTEVLEALLTRKPGQLVVLITAFGSVELAVAAVKAGACDFVTKPFNIDALVLTLERAFRERQLRREIVRLRAAVPGDTPGGLVARSPAMQKALEVSRRAARSDATVLLTGETGTGKSALARFIHESSARRTQPFLQLNCAALPSGLAESELFGARRGAYTDAREDRAGVFVSAGGGTLFLDEVGELSLEVQAKLLQALETGRVRPLGSSTETPVRARVLAATNQPLEVLLREGRFRADLYYRLNVIRIEVPPLRERREDILPLVDFFLGRLGEQQQREVLGVSATALKRLLAHAWPGNVRELANLLERAVALADHDTLVPEDFDLPGGGDNGLTSLLSRASGEDAPLEEVERAYVRRVVEAQGGNKAAAARILGINRRTLYRKLDLDE, encoded by the coding sequence ATGAGCACTCCCAGAAAGCGCCTGCTCATCCTGGATGATGACGCGGGGGTGGTGGACTTCCTCTGCGAAGCCCTGGACGCGCGGGGCTACGAGGCGGTGGGACGCACCTCGCCCGAGGAGGCGCTGGCCCTCTTCGAGCGCGAGTCCTTCGACCTGGTCATCACCGACGTGGAGATGCCCCGCATGCGCGGCACGGAGGTGCTGGAGGCGCTGCTGACGCGCAAGCCGGGCCAGCTGGTGGTGCTCATCACCGCCTTCGGCAGCGTGGAGCTGGCGGTGGCGGCGGTGAAGGCCGGCGCCTGCGACTTCGTCACCAAGCCCTTCAACATCGACGCGCTCGTCCTCACGCTGGAGCGCGCCTTCCGGGAGCGGCAACTGCGCCGCGAAATCGTGCGCCTGCGCGCGGCCGTCCCCGGCGACACGCCCGGCGGGCTGGTGGCCCGCAGCCCCGCCATGCAGAAGGCGCTGGAGGTGTCCCGCCGCGCGGCGCGCAGCGACGCCACCGTGCTGCTCACCGGCGAGACAGGCACCGGCAAGAGCGCCCTGGCGCGCTTCATCCACGAATCCAGCGCGCGGCGCACCCAGCCCTTCCTCCAGCTCAACTGCGCGGCCCTGCCCTCGGGGCTGGCGGAGAGCGAGCTGTTCGGCGCCAGGCGCGGCGCCTACACCGACGCGCGCGAGGACCGGGCCGGCGTCTTCGTGTCGGCCGGCGGCGGGACGCTCTTCCTGGACGAAGTGGGCGAGCTGTCGCTGGAGGTGCAGGCCAAGCTGCTCCAGGCCCTGGAGACGGGACGCGTGCGGCCCCTGGGCTCGAGCACGGAGACACCCGTGCGCGCCCGCGTGCTGGCCGCCACCAACCAGCCGCTGGAGGTGTTGCTGCGTGAAGGCCGCTTCCGCGCGGACCTCTACTACCGCCTCAACGTCATCCGCATCGAGGTGCCCCCGCTGCGCGAGCGGCGCGAGGACATCCTGCCCCTGGTGGACTTCTTCCTCGGGCGCCTGGGCGAGCAGCAGCAACGCGAGGTGCTGGGCGTGTCCGCCACCGCGCTGAAGCGACTGCTGGCCCACGCGTGGCCCGGCAACGTGCGCGAGCTGGCCAACCTGCTGGAGCGCGCGGTGGCCCTGGCGGACCACGACACGCTGGTGCCGGAGGACTTCGACCTCCCGGGCGGCGGCGACAACGGCCTGACGTCGCTGCTCAGCCGGGCCTCGGGCGAGGACGCACCCCTGGAAGAGGTGGAGCGCGCCTATGTGCGCCGGGTGGTGGAGGCGCAGGGTGGCAACAAGGCCGCCGCCGCGCGCATCCTGGGCATCAACCGGCGCACGCTGTACCGCAAGCTGGACCTGGACGAATGA
- a CDS encoding efflux RND transporter permease subunit produces MLRALIAFCVRSRLPVLLLTLGIGLFGVKAYLETPVEAFPDVTNLQVNVIAQMPGLAPEEIERQVTVPLERVLNGTPGMVQMRSESLFGLSLIFLTFDDGVDPFKARTIVGERMSNADTPDGADVRLAPEATPLGKIYQFRVLSDRHTLTETRSEMEWNIARHLRQVPGVADVLSLGGFLKEFHVQVDPSRLLAHELTLADVTEALERSNRNVGGGFLRQGDQELLIRGVGYLRNARDVQGIVLKSEDGTPVTVGDVARVVASHTPRRGSVSHNLDMDVTEGVVLLRRGENPSTVLEGVHAKVEELNSRVLPKGMRIEPFYDRNDLVGHTLSTVHHNLLHGALLVVAVAWLFLRSLRCSLIVASVIPLALLTAFIGLKMVGLPANLISMGAIDFGILVDGAVVLVENVLHEAGVQRPRRRKEMLGLILRSALDVARPTFFAMAIIIAALIPVFTLERVEGRIFRPLSLTYSFALVGALVFALTVVPALCALLLRPKDAEVKEPKLLTTLREGYGRAVTWLMPRKPLVFASMAALVLFTGVVGSRVGSEFLPELDEGDINIFVEMPASISLGKGADLLLEVRRRLLDFPEVKEVLVEQGRPEDGTDNEAVNMGKTFVRFNAEETWRKGWDKERLVREMRASLLEIPGVSFNFSQPIKDSVEEAISGVRGKVVLKIFGTDLAAMRGTLEQAVTSLQNVEGVVDLGLYRDSSVPQLQVVLDRPALARAGIDVSTAQDLVETALGGRVVTELWEQERPVPVRVILPGTERDDEARIGGILVPTASGGHVPLREVARLEKALGRASINREANSRTLALKFNVEGRDMGSTIQEAMATVEREVTVPEGTFLKWGGEFENQERALGRLAVIVPISFLVVFALLYAALGSMRSASAVLAGAPFAMCGGVLALAVTGIPLSVSAAVGFITLLGQVCLASLLVVSAVDDRRKAGESLEAALPAGASSRFRAVLMTALLAMLGLMPAALSSGAGSETQRPFAVVIIGGLVTAVLVSLFALPAFYSVIVGKHAASTGSRDDEDEDLDSGVEHIGSKGHGAEQGTAGVAA; encoded by the coding sequence ATGCTGCGAGCACTCATCGCGTTCTGTGTCCGAAGCCGCCTGCCCGTCCTGCTGCTGACGCTGGGCATCGGCCTCTTCGGTGTGAAGGCCTATCTCGAAACGCCCGTGGAGGCGTTTCCGGATGTCACCAATCTCCAAGTGAATGTCATCGCGCAGATGCCTGGGCTGGCGCCCGAGGAAATCGAGCGGCAGGTGACGGTGCCCCTGGAGCGTGTGCTCAACGGCACGCCGGGCATGGTGCAGATGCGCAGCGAGAGCCTCTTCGGGCTGTCGCTCATCTTCCTCACCTTCGATGACGGCGTGGACCCGTTCAAGGCGCGCACCATCGTCGGGGAGCGCATGTCCAACGCGGACACGCCGGACGGCGCGGACGTGCGGCTGGCGCCCGAGGCCACGCCGCTGGGCAAGATCTACCAGTTCCGCGTGCTGAGCGACCGGCACACCCTCACCGAGACGCGCTCGGAGATGGAGTGGAACATCGCGCGGCACCTGCGCCAGGTGCCCGGCGTGGCGGACGTGCTCAGCCTGGGCGGCTTCCTCAAGGAGTTCCACGTCCAGGTGGACCCGTCGCGGCTGCTCGCGCACGAGCTGACGCTGGCGGACGTCACCGAGGCGCTGGAGCGCTCCAACCGCAACGTGGGCGGCGGCTTCCTGCGCCAGGGCGACCAGGAGTTGCTCATCCGCGGTGTGGGCTACCTGCGCAACGCGCGGGACGTGCAGGGCATCGTCCTCAAGAGCGAGGACGGCACGCCGGTGACGGTGGGCGACGTGGCGCGGGTGGTGGCGTCGCACACGCCGCGTCGCGGCTCGGTGAGCCACAACCTGGACATGGACGTCACCGAAGGCGTCGTCCTGCTGCGCCGGGGCGAGAACCCCAGCACGGTGCTGGAGGGCGTGCACGCCAAGGTGGAGGAGCTGAACTCGCGGGTGCTGCCCAAGGGCATGCGCATCGAGCCCTTCTATGACCGGAACGACCTGGTGGGGCACACGCTGTCCACGGTGCACCACAACCTGCTGCACGGCGCGCTGCTGGTGGTGGCGGTGGCGTGGCTGTTCCTGCGCAGCCTGCGCTGCTCGCTCATCGTCGCGTCCGTCATCCCCCTGGCGCTGCTGACGGCCTTCATCGGCCTGAAGATGGTGGGCCTGCCCGCGAACCTCATCTCCATGGGCGCCATCGACTTCGGCATCCTGGTGGATGGCGCGGTGGTGCTGGTGGAGAACGTGCTGCACGAGGCAGGGGTGCAGCGGCCCCGGCGGCGCAAGGAGATGCTGGGGCTCATCCTGCGCTCGGCGCTGGATGTGGCGCGGCCGACGTTCTTCGCGATGGCCATCATCATCGCCGCGCTCATCCCCGTCTTCACCCTGGAGCGCGTGGAGGGCCGCATCTTCCGGCCGCTGTCGCTGACGTACAGCTTCGCGCTGGTGGGCGCGCTCGTCTTCGCGCTGACGGTGGTGCCCGCGCTGTGCGCGCTGCTGCTTCGGCCGAAGGACGCGGAGGTGAAGGAGCCGAAGCTGCTCACCACGCTGCGGGAAGGCTACGGCCGCGCGGTGACGTGGCTGATGCCGCGCAAGCCGCTGGTGTTCGCGAGCATGGCGGCGCTGGTGCTCTTCACCGGCGTGGTGGGCTCGCGGGTGGGCAGTGAGTTCCTTCCGGAGCTGGACGAGGGCGACATCAACATCTTCGTGGAGATGCCGGCCAGCATCTCCCTGGGCAAGGGCGCGGACCTCCTCCTGGAGGTGCGGCGCAGGCTGCTGGACTTCCCGGAGGTGAAGGAGGTGCTCGTCGAGCAGGGGCGCCCGGAGGACGGCACGGACAACGAGGCCGTCAATATGGGCAAGACGTTCGTCCGCTTCAACGCCGAGGAGACGTGGCGCAAGGGCTGGGACAAGGAGCGGCTGGTGCGGGAGATGCGCGCCTCGCTGCTGGAGATTCCAGGCGTCAGCTTCAACTTCTCGCAGCCCATCAAGGACAGCGTGGAGGAGGCCATCAGCGGCGTGCGCGGCAAGGTGGTGCTGAAGATTTTCGGCACGGACCTGGCGGCCATGCGCGGCACGCTGGAGCAGGCCGTCACGTCGCTGCAGAACGTGGAGGGCGTGGTGGACCTGGGGCTCTATCGAGACTCCAGCGTGCCGCAGCTCCAGGTGGTGCTGGACCGTCCCGCGCTGGCGCGTGCCGGCATCGACGTGTCCACCGCGCAGGACCTGGTGGAGACGGCCCTGGGTGGCCGGGTGGTGACGGAGCTGTGGGAGCAGGAGCGGCCCGTCCCGGTGCGTGTCATCCTGCCGGGCACGGAGCGTGACGACGAGGCGCGCATCGGCGGCATCCTGGTGCCCACCGCCAGTGGCGGACACGTCCCGCTGCGCGAGGTGGCGCGGCTGGAGAAGGCGCTGGGCCGCGCGAGCATCAACCGCGAGGCGAACAGCCGCACCCTGGCGCTGAAGTTCAACGTGGAGGGGCGCGACATGGGCTCCACCATCCAGGAGGCCATGGCCACCGTGGAGCGCGAGGTGACGGTGCCGGAGGGCACGTTCCTCAAGTGGGGCGGCGAGTTCGAGAACCAGGAGCGCGCGCTGGGCCGGCTGGCGGTCATCGTGCCCATCTCCTTCCTGGTGGTGTTCGCGTTGCTCTACGCGGCGCTGGGCTCCATGCGGAGCGCGAGCGCGGTGCTGGCGGGGGCGCCCTTCGCGATGTGTGGCGGCGTGCTGGCGCTGGCCGTCACGGGCATCCCGTTGTCGGTGAGCGCGGCGGTGGGCTTCATCACGCTGCTGGGGCAGGTGTGTCTGGCGTCGCTGCTGGTCGTGAGCGCGGTGGATGACCGGCGGAAGGCGGGGGAGTCCCTGGAGGCCGCGCTGCCGGCGGGCGCGTCCAGTCGCTTCCGCGCGGTGTTGATGACGGCGCTGCTGGCGATGCTGGGGTTGATGCCGGCGGCGCTCTCCAGCGGAGCGGGCAGCGAGACGCAGCGGCCCTTCGCGGTGGTCATCATCGGCGGACTGGTGACGGCGGTGCTGGTGTCGCTGTTCGCGCTGCCGGCCTTCTACTCCGTCATCGTAGGGAAGCATGCCGCCTCCACGGGCTCGCGGGACGACGAGGACGAGGACCTGGACTCCGGCGTGGAGCACATCGGTTCCAAGGGGCACGGCGCGGAGCAGGGCACCGCGGGGGTGGCGGCGTGA